CGTCCCTCCCGGAGGGAGGGACGAATCGTGTAACGATTCGGGGAGGGCTTCCCGCTAAGCAGGTAATTTGGACATAATGACCGAGTGTTTACTCAGAGTGCTCCTCAATATAAGCAGCTTCCCGTTTACCTTCTTCTTCATCAACAAACTTGAAGAGAACCGCACCTATTACGAAGAGCAGTACTACGGAGCCAATCCCCCAGCGTGAGGCAATCTGGCCAATGGCTTCCATCTGTTCAGGCGTATTAGCCAGGGGTCCCAAAGTACCCTTAATGGTCAGGCCAACGACACCGATGAGCAGGGGTCCCAGAATAGCGGCAAATTTGCCAAGCATATTATAGAATCCGTAGAATTCACCTTCCTGACCCTTGGGAATCAGTCGGGAATAATAGGAACGACTCAAGGCCTGGATACCACCCTGAACCAAGCCAATGGCAATTGCCAGAGCATAGAATTCAATCTCCCTGGTCATTAAAACACCATAAAAGGTGATTAGTATATATGTAAATATAGCCAAATAAATAGCTTTCCGTACACCCCACTTCTCACCCAATCTACCGAATATGATGGCGGCAGGAAAGCCCACAAATTGGGTGATCAATAAGGCAATGATCAATGAATTTGAATCGAATCCAAGAGACATTCCATAATCAACGGCCATCCGTATAATCGTATCAACGCCATCGATATAGAACCAGTAAGCTGCCAGGAACAATGAAACGGTTTGGAGATGTTTGATCTTTTTCCAGGTATCCAGATATTGCTTAAACCCGGCTTTGATTAAGGCAATTACACCTAGTGTACTGGTAGCTTTTTTCTCTTCCACCCAGAATATGGTGATCAGCGTAAAACCACCCCACCAGAGAGCAACAGAGATGAACGAATAACG
This region of Candidatus Neomarinimicrobiota bacterium genomic DNA includes:
- a CDS encoding MFS transporter; this encodes MDNKKKQIWGWAMYDWANSAFATTVMAGFFPIFFKDYWSLGADVNVSTAQLGVANSIASLIVALMAPILGAIADKGSAKKKFLIFFAYLGALMTAGLFLVEQGDWAMAIFIYVMGIIGFSGANIFYDALLPSVAGKDEIDRVSGLGFGMGYLGGGLLFALNVAMTLMPETFGLSGPGEAVRYSFISVALWWGGFTLITIFWVEEKKATSTLGVIALIKAGFKQYLDTWKKIKHLQTVSLFLAAYWFYIDGVDTIIRMAVDYGMSLGFDSNSLIIALLITQFVGFPAAIIFGRLGEKWGVRKAIYLAIFTYILITFYGVLMTREIEFYALAIAIGLVQGGIQALSRSYYSRLIPKGQEGEFYGFYNMLGKFAAILGPLLIGVVGLTIKGTLGPLANTPEQMEAIGQIASRWGIGSVVLLFVIGAVLFKFVDEEEGKREAAYIEEHSE